From Kangiella sp. TOML190, one genomic window encodes:
- a CDS encoding YdbL family protein, translated as MKKLTLFLTSILFSGTVLAASIGDLKSQGVIGELANGYVGLVSSNANADAKKLVADVNVKRKAIYLKQAKKNNIPLTEVEKIAAKRNIEKTEKGHYVNVSGSWVKK; from the coding sequence ATGAAAAAATTAACACTATTCTTAACCAGTATTTTATTTAGTGGCACCGTATTGGCAGCATCCATCGGCGATCTCAAATCACAAGGGGTTATTGGCGAACTGGCTAATGGCTATGTTGGATTAGTCTCCTCTAACGCCAATGCGGATGCAAAAAAATTAGTTGCCGATGTCAACGTTAAGCGCAAGGCCATTTACCTAAAACAGGCTAAGAAAAACAATATCCCTTTAACGGAAGTTGAGAAAATTGCCGCTAAGCGCAATATCGAAAAAACTGAAAAAGGCCATTATGTGAATGTTTCAGGCAGCTGGGTTAAGAAGTAA
- a CDS encoding glutathione S-transferase: MKLIYSTASPYARTTRIAVRELGLQEQVEEIFQHPFEDPAQLISFNPLCKVPCLIDDKGNGIFDSEVICEYLDAQSGNQLFKEIHQDWHLKTLYSLTRGILDSCVAWQQDKMRGKAGESEFWQKRFISSIERGLNYLQKQLASFPEQVSALQINLVVILDYLAFRHSEYEWTERHPELIEWHQIWQQRPAMLDTFPTA; this comes from the coding sequence ATGAAACTCATCTATTCAACGGCATCACCTTATGCTAGAACCACACGAATTGCCGTGCGTGAGTTAGGTTTGCAGGAACAGGTGGAAGAAATTTTCCAGCATCCGTTTGAAGATCCTGCGCAGCTTATCAGCTTTAACCCCTTGTGCAAAGTGCCTTGTTTAATTGACGACAAAGGCAATGGCATTTTTGATAGTGAGGTCATTTGCGAGTATTTAGATGCTCAATCAGGCAATCAGTTATTTAAAGAGATTCATCAAGACTGGCACTTAAAAACTTTGTATTCATTAACACGCGGTATTTTAGATTCCTGTGTCGCTTGGCAGCAGGATAAGATGCGAGGTAAGGCTGGGGAATCGGAGTTTTGGCAAAAGCGCTTTATCAGCAGTATTGAACGTGGTTTGAATTATTTACAAAAACAATTAGCGAGTTTTCCTGAGCAAGTTTCGGCATTGCAGATTAATTTAGTGGTGATTTTGGATTACTTAGCTTTTCGTCATTCAGAGTATGAATGGACAGAGCGTCATCCGGAGCTAATTGAATGGCATCAGATTTGGCAGCAGCGACCGGCAATGCTTGATACTTTTCCAACGGCATAA
- a CDS encoding YnbE family lipoprotein, which yields MKKLIPLLSMALFFATACNPTVRIEAPKEPIKIEANIKIQHEIVVRVEKELDKALSEDSGLF from the coding sequence ATGAAAAAGCTAATACCCTTATTATCGATGGCACTTTTTTTTGCGACAGCATGCAACCCAACTGTCCGCATCGAAGCGCCGAAAGAGCCGATAAAAATTGAAGCCAACATTAAAATTCAACATGAAATTGTTGTGCGTGTTGAAAAAGAATTAGACAAAGCGCTAAGCGAAGACTCAGGCTTATTCTAG